A stretch of Saccharothrix texasensis DNA encodes these proteins:
- the eccCa gene encoding type VII secretion protein EccCa: protein MSTLQFKRTARLAAPRPPGGEVHLEPPPEVPRVIPGNIMMKAMPVVMIVSSVGMMVLMFSYSGRSPAAMIMPGMMLVSTIGMMAGGMGGGKGQKKAEMNEDRKDYLRYLGQMRDRAREAANEQRAEREWVHPDPQMLWSLATTRRMWERRQNDPDFCHLRAGRGSQRLATRLVPPQTGPVEELEPIATLALRRFVRAHSLVPDLPISIALRGFAAVGLLGEIEEKRGLARALLAQMVTFHSPDDLLVAVVTTGRTKAEWEWMKWLPHVQHPAIVDGIGQMRMMAGSLAEVEQMLDEQLRDRQRFTRNAPPPADQPHIVILIDDGDVTREEQIILEEGLVGVTLFDLSESLGNLTARRGLRLVIEDGKLGARSASGVEWFGAPDWLSVVEAEALARRLSPYRIGGVDAGGSDEDPLSMSNNPPLLEFLGIPGDPMTFDVQAAWRPRPVRDRYRVPFGIGEFGQQVELDIKEAAMEGMGPHGLCIGATGSGKSEFLRTLVLGMLATHSSTSLNMILVDFKGGATFLGLDKAPHVAATITNLAGDLTLVDRMKDAIAGEVSRRQEVLAKGNYKNVWDYEKARENGADLDPLPALFICIDEFSEMLTAKPDFIDIFLQIGRVGRSLQMHMLLASQRLEEGKLRGLDTFLSYRIGLKTFSAAESRAAIGVPDAYELPPIPGSGYLGVQGSPLTRFKALYVSGPYRPAGLQVAGPSAPVTSDKRPRYFVPDYIEIPKEPIKPIEPVKQEKKEEDSNEPSELEVIVERLVGQGPPAHEVWLPPLNEPPSLDTLLPPLQATEDRGLTAPGFFSNGKLQVPLGVVDKPFEQRRDLLWADFSGAAGHGAIVGGPQSGKSMMLRTLITSMALSHTPQEVQFYCLDLGGGTLASLENLPHVGGFASRLDVDKARRMVAELSGLITEREQRFRAQGIDSMVEFRNRRRRGEIRDDNFGDAFLVVDGWMNFRQEFEALEPAVQALAAQGLSYGVHVMVAANRWAEIRPAMKDLLGTRFELRLGDVSESEVDRKVAVNVPPGRPGRGLSPQKLHFLTALPRIDASSDAENVAAGVQDMIAKVSNAWRGPRAPQVRLLPDLLPYHDFMAQVQQQRPNRGHLVPIGVNEDELAPVYLDFDADPHFMALADGESGKTNLLRAIVRGIMTSYTSSEALIMLVDYRRTMLGYIETDHLLSYAVSSAQLTDMIKDVRGSMANRLPGPDVTQEQLKNRSWWKGPELFVVVDDYDLVAPQGSQNPLQPLAEFIPQAKDVGLHIIAVRRMGGASRAMYDPILGKLKEISAPIMVGSGSKEEGAIVGNLKASPQPPGRGTLVTRKLGQQRVQLAWIDPD from the coding sequence GTGAGCACGCTGCAGTTCAAGCGCACGGCACGCCTCGCCGCTCCCCGCCCGCCGGGCGGTGAGGTCCACCTCGAACCGCCGCCCGAGGTGCCGCGGGTCATCCCCGGCAACATCATGATGAAGGCGATGCCCGTCGTCATGATCGTGTCGTCCGTCGGCATGATGGTGCTGATGTTCAGCTACAGCGGGCGCAGCCCCGCTGCGATGATCATGCCCGGCATGATGCTGGTCTCGACCATCGGCATGATGGCCGGCGGCATGGGCGGCGGCAAGGGCCAGAAGAAGGCCGAGATGAACGAGGACCGCAAGGACTACCTGCGCTACCTCGGCCAGATGCGCGACCGCGCCCGCGAGGCCGCCAACGAGCAGCGCGCCGAGCGCGAGTGGGTCCACCCCGACCCGCAGATGCTGTGGTCGCTGGCCACCACCCGGCGCATGTGGGAGCGCCGGCAGAACGACCCCGACTTCTGTCACCTGCGCGCGGGCCGCGGCTCGCAGCGGCTGGCGACCCGGCTCGTGCCGCCGCAGACCGGTCCGGTCGAGGAGCTGGAGCCGATCGCGACGCTGGCGCTGCGCCGGTTCGTGCGCGCCCACTCGCTGGTGCCCGACCTGCCGATCTCCATCGCGCTGCGCGGCTTCGCCGCCGTCGGCCTGCTGGGCGAGATCGAGGAGAAGCGCGGCCTGGCCCGCGCCCTGCTGGCCCAGATGGTCACCTTCCACTCGCCGGACGACCTGCTGGTCGCCGTCGTCACCACCGGCCGCACCAAGGCCGAGTGGGAGTGGATGAAGTGGCTGCCGCACGTGCAGCACCCGGCGATCGTCGACGGCATCGGGCAGATGCGGATGATGGCGGGCTCGCTGGCCGAGGTCGAGCAGATGCTGGACGAGCAGCTGCGCGACCGGCAGCGGTTCACCCGCAACGCTCCGCCGCCCGCCGACCAGCCGCACATCGTGATCCTGATCGACGACGGCGACGTCACCCGGGAAGAGCAGATCATCCTGGAGGAGGGGCTGGTCGGCGTCACGCTGTTCGACCTGTCCGAGTCCCTGGGCAACCTCACCGCACGTCGCGGCCTGCGGCTGGTGATCGAGGACGGCAAGCTCGGCGCGCGCAGCGCCAGCGGCGTGGAGTGGTTCGGCGCGCCGGACTGGCTGAGCGTGGTCGAGGCCGAGGCGCTGGCCCGGCGGCTGTCGCCGTACCGGATCGGCGGCGTGGACGCGGGCGGCAGCGACGAGGACCCGCTGTCGATGAGCAACAACCCGCCGCTGCTGGAGTTCCTGGGCATCCCGGGCGACCCGATGACCTTCGACGTGCAGGCGGCGTGGCGGCCCCGGCCGGTGCGCGACCGCTACCGGGTGCCGTTCGGCATCGGCGAGTTCGGTCAGCAGGTCGAGCTGGACATCAAGGAAGCCGCGATGGAGGGCATGGGCCCGCACGGCCTGTGCATCGGCGCGACCGGTTCCGGCAAGTCCGAGTTCCTGCGCACGCTCGTGCTGGGCATGCTGGCGACGCACTCGTCGACCTCGCTCAACATGATCCTGGTCGACTTCAAGGGTGGCGCGACGTTCCTCGGCCTGGACAAGGCCCCGCACGTCGCCGCGACGATCACCAACCTGGCGGGCGACCTGACCCTCGTCGACCGCATGAAGGACGCCATCGCCGGCGAGGTGTCGCGGCGCCAGGAAGTGCTGGCCAAGGGCAACTACAAGAACGTGTGGGACTACGAGAAGGCGCGGGAGAACGGCGCCGACCTCGACCCGCTGCCGGCGCTGTTCATCTGCATCGACGAGTTCTCCGAGATGCTGACGGCGAAGCCGGACTTCATCGACATCTTCCTGCAGATCGGCCGCGTCGGCCGGTCGCTGCAGATGCACATGCTCCTGGCGTCGCAGCGGCTGGAAGAGGGCAAGCTGCGGGGCCTGGACACGTTCCTGTCCTACCGGATCGGTCTGAAGACGTTCTCCGCCGCCGAGTCGCGCGCCGCGATCGGCGTGCCGGACGCCTACGAGCTGCCGCCCATCCCGGGCTCGGGGTACCTGGGCGTGCAGGGCTCGCCGCTGACCCGGTTCAAGGCGCTGTATGTGTCCGGCCCCTACCGGCCGGCCGGGTTGCAGGTCGCGGGCCCGTCCGCGCCGGTGACCAGCGACAAGCGACCGCGCTACTTCGTGCCGGACTACATCGAGATCCCCAAGGAGCCGATCAAGCCGATCGAGCCCGTCAAGCAGGAGAAGAAGGAAGAGGACTCGAACGAGCCCTCGGAGCTCGAGGTCATCGTCGAGCGGCTGGTGGGCCAGGGCCCGCCGGCGCACGAGGTGTGGCTGCCCCCGCTGAACGAGCCGCCGTCGCTGGACACGCTGCTGCCGCCGTTGCAGGCGACCGAGGACCGCGGCCTGACCGCGCCCGGCTTCTTCTCCAACGGCAAGCTCCAGGTGCCGCTCGGCGTGGTCGACAAGCCGTTCGAGCAGCGGCGCGACCTGCTGTGGGCGGACTTCTCCGGCGCGGCCGGCCACGGCGCGATCGTCGGCGGTCCGCAGTCGGGCAAGTCGATGATGCTGCGCACGCTGATCACGTCCATGGCGTTGTCGCACACGCCGCAGGAAGTGCAGTTCTACTGCCTCGACCTCGGTGGCGGCACGCTGGCGTCGCTGGAGAACCTGCCGCACGTCGGCGGGTTCGCCAGCCGGTTGGACGTGGACAAGGCGCGCCGGATGGTGGCCGAGCTGTCGGGCCTGATCACCGAGCGCGAGCAGCGGTTCCGCGCGCAGGGCATCGACTCGATGGTCGAGTTCCGCAACCGCAGGCGGCGCGGCGAGATCCGCGACGACAACTTCGGCGACGCGTTCCTGGTCGTGGACGGCTGGATGAACTTCCGGCAGGAGTTCGAGGCGCTGGAGCCCGCGGTCCAGGCGCTGGCCGCGCAGGGCCTGTCCTACGGCGTGCACGTGATGGTGGCGGCGAACCGGTGGGCGGAGATCCGGCCCGCGATGAAGGACCTGCTCGGCACGCGGTTCGAGCTGCGCCTCGGTGACGTCAGCGAGTCCGAGGTGGACCGCAAGGTCGCGGTCAACGTGCCGCCGGGCCGCCCGGGTCGCGGTCTGTCGCCGCAGAAGCTGCACTTCCTGACCGCGTTGCCGCGCATCGACGCCTCGTCGGACGCGGAGAACGTGGCGGCGGGCGTGCAGGACATGATCGCCAAGGTGAGCAACGCCTGGCGGGGCCCGCGCGCGCCGCAGGTCCGCCTGCTGCCCGACCTGCTGCCCTACCACGACTTCATGGCCCAGGTGCAGCAGCAGCGGCCGAACCGGGGCCACCTGGTGCCGATCGGCGTCAACGAGGACGAGCTGGCGCCGGTGTACCTGGACTTCGACGCCGACCCGCACTTCATGGCGCTGGCCGACGGCGAGTCGGGCAAGACGAACCTGCTGCGCGCCATCGTGCGCGGGATCATGACCAGCTACACCTCGTCCGAGGCGCTGATCATGCTGGTCGACTACCGGCGCACCATGCTCGGCTACATCGAGACCGACCACCTGCTGTCCTACGCGGTGTCCTCGGCCCAGCTCACGGACATGATCAAGGACGTGCGGGGGTCGATGGCCAACCGCCTGCCCGGCCCGGACGTCACCCAGGAGCAGTTGAAGAACCGGTCCTGGTGGAAGGGCCCGGAGCTGTTCGTGGTCGTGGACGACTACGACCTGGTCGCGCCGCAGGGTTCGCAGAACCCGTTGCAGCCGCTGGCGGAGTTCATCCCGCAGGCGAAGGACGTGGGCCTGCACATCATCGCGGTGCGGCGCATGGGTGGCGCGTCGCGGGCGATGTACGACCCGATCCTGGGCAAGCTCAAGGAGATCTCGGCGCCGATCATGGTGGGTTCCGGTTCGAAGGAGGAAGGGGCGATCGTGGGCAACCTCAAGGCGTCGCCGCAGCCTCCCGGCCGGGGCACGCTGGTCACCCGCAAGCTGGGGCAGCAGCGCGTCCAGCTGGCGTGGATCGACCCGGACTGA
- the eccD gene encoding type VII secretion integral membrane protein EccD, with protein MATGTTVFSRVTVVAPRTRIDVALPADVAVADLLPMLLDMAKEATPDGGVRHGGWALAKLGEGPLDPSRTLASLGVVDGELLQLRKRNENPPPPLYDDVVDAIAESDPDSFRPWTKDTARRYGHLAGALALVTAAIAVLMAGPLAGGGNLVPAICAGVIAIASLVAGAVVARSYNATGTGVLVAAAGGLPMAYVAGLYIVPGEIGRPSLLLASVLVLIFASASIMLIGRGITVFIAAATAGALSGLAFLIGIFVDHPVQGIAAATAAVSLAALSVLPRLTIQLAKLPLPTVPGSAEDLKEDTGFPEYSVIERRTANAHEYLTGMIIGCGGVAALFAVIAAGDGAIWGPLLAIVVTLVLLLRGRAYANGAQAVALLASGMVAGAGVLLGWLVQSTPGDRLLYVFGTLVVVGAGALVLGVIFPNQKFSPVLRRTVDVLEAILIAAVLPLALAVMDLYVAMRQLIPA; from the coding sequence GTGGCGACCGGAACGACGGTGTTCAGCCGGGTGACGGTGGTTGCGCCGCGAACGCGTATCGACGTCGCGCTGCCCGCCGACGTCGCGGTGGCCGACCTGCTGCCGATGCTGCTGGACATGGCCAAGGAGGCCACTCCGGACGGTGGCGTGCGACACGGCGGTTGGGCGTTGGCCAAGCTGGGCGAGGGCCCGCTGGACCCCAGCCGCACGCTGGCCTCGCTCGGCGTGGTCGACGGCGAGCTGCTGCAGCTGCGCAAGCGCAACGAGAACCCGCCGCCCCCGCTGTACGACGACGTGGTCGACGCGATCGCCGAGTCGGACCCGGACAGCTTCCGCCCGTGGACCAAGGACACGGCACGCCGCTACGGCCACCTCGCGGGCGCGCTGGCGCTGGTCACGGCCGCCATCGCGGTGCTGATGGCCGGACCGCTCGCGGGCGGCGGCAACCTCGTGCCGGCGATCTGCGCGGGTGTGATCGCCATCGCGTCGCTCGTCGCGGGCGCGGTCGTGGCGCGGTCCTACAACGCCACCGGCACGGGCGTGCTGGTCGCCGCGGCGGGCGGGCTCCCGATGGCCTACGTCGCGGGCCTCTACATCGTGCCCGGCGAGATCGGCCGGCCGAGCCTGCTGCTGGCCAGCGTGCTGGTGCTGATCTTCGCCTCGGCGTCGATCATGCTGATCGGCCGCGGCATCACGGTGTTCATCGCCGCCGCCACGGCCGGCGCGCTGAGCGGTCTCGCGTTCCTCATCGGCATCTTCGTGGACCACCCGGTGCAGGGCATCGCGGCGGCCACCGCGGCGGTCTCGCTCGCCGCCCTGTCCGTGCTGCCCCGGTTGACGATCCAGCTGGCCAAGCTGCCGCTGCCGACCGTGCCGGGCAGCGCCGAGGACCTCAAGGAGGACACCGGCTTCCCGGAGTACTCCGTGATCGAGCGGCGCACCGCCAACGCGCACGAGTACCTGACCGGCATGATCATCGGCTGTGGCGGCGTCGCCGCCCTGTTCGCCGTGATCGCGGCGGGCGACGGCGCCATCTGGGGCCCGCTGCTGGCGATCGTGGTGACGCTGGTGCTGCTGCTGCGCGGCCGGGCCTACGCCAACGGCGCGCAGGCGGTGGCGCTGCTGGCCAGCGGCATGGTCGCGGGCGCGGGCGTGCTGCTCGGGTGGCTGGTGCAGTCCACCCCCGGCGACCGGCTGCTGTACGTGTTCGGCACCCTCGTGGTGGTCGGCGCGGGCGCGCTGGTGCTCGGCGTGATCTTCCCCAACCAGAAGTTCTCCCCGGTGCTGCGCCGCACGGTCGACGTGCTGGAGGCCATCCTGATCGCCGCGGTGCTGCCGCTGGCGCTGGCGGTGATGGACCTCTACGTGGCCATGCGCCAGCTCATCCCCGCGTGA
- the eccE gene encoding type VII secretion protein EccE has product MSVTTPHPGQPNPAMARAQAAGGAVRAALLRARRRTAGASLGSLPVANLVVLEVGVAIGLVLLAVGATGDTVAPVPMYVAGGIVLIALIIAFTRSRGRWLTQWIGLVVRYSFRSHGRTAKRTGPVEMKPPSEEESSVIGPDDPRVALLRLAVPDLVVARGVDHERRPLGMAWHQGAWTAVLLVDPAPGLITAVGSAPSLPLGALAPTLEDRGVVLDAISVIWHCYPGSAALPSNSPALNSYMEVLGPLPAAARRTTWIAVRLDPRRCAAAIRERGGGVVGAHRALIGALSRVRNALESTGVSIRPLDPDELIRAGISAAELTSVAGSNNSVSLREKWSGVTAGGVGHASYAITGWPSKGMRHNLNALTGVRALSSTLSMTISPSSEQGQVGLRGMVRVSARTPTELNRADDRLKALADKLDITLTPLNGLQVAGLAATLPLGGVA; this is encoded by the coding sequence ATGTCCGTGACCACCCCACATCCGGGCCAGCCCAACCCCGCCATGGCACGCGCGCAGGCAGCCGGGGGCGCCGTGCGCGCCGCGCTGCTCCGGGCGCGCCGCCGCACCGCGGGCGCGAGCCTGGGCTCCCTGCCGGTCGCCAACCTGGTCGTGCTCGAGGTCGGCGTCGCCATCGGCCTGGTCCTGCTCGCCGTCGGCGCCACCGGCGACACGGTCGCCCCCGTGCCGATGTACGTCGCGGGCGGCATCGTGCTGATCGCCCTGATCATCGCCTTCACCAGGTCGCGGGGTCGCTGGCTGACCCAGTGGATCGGCCTGGTGGTGCGCTACAGCTTCCGCTCGCACGGCCGCACGGCCAAGCGCACCGGCCCGGTGGAGATGAAACCGCCGTCGGAGGAGGAGTCCTCGGTCATCGGCCCGGACGACCCGCGCGTGGCGTTGCTGCGCCTCGCGGTGCCGGACCTGGTGGTGGCACGGGGCGTCGACCACGAGCGCCGGCCGCTGGGCATGGCCTGGCACCAGGGCGCGTGGACCGCCGTGCTGCTGGTCGACCCGGCGCCGGGCCTGATCACCGCCGTGGGCAGCGCGCCGTCGCTGCCGCTGGGCGCGCTCGCGCCGACGTTGGAGGACCGCGGTGTGGTGCTCGACGCGATCTCGGTGATCTGGCACTGCTACCCCGGCAGCGCGGCGCTGCCGTCGAACTCGCCCGCGCTCAACTCCTACATGGAGGTGCTCGGCCCGCTGCCCGCCGCGGCCCGCCGGACCACGTGGATCGCGGTGCGGCTGGACCCGCGCCGGTGCGCGGCGGCGATCCGGGAGCGCGGCGGCGGCGTCGTCGGCGCGCACCGGGCGTTGATCGGCGCCCTGTCCCGCGTGCGCAACGCGCTGGAGTCGACGGGCGTGTCGATCCGGCCGCTCGACCCCGACGAGCTGATCCGCGCGGGCATCTCGGCGGCCGAGCTGACCTCGGTGGCCGGGTCGAACAACTCGGTGTCGTTGCGGGAGAAGTGGTCCGGTGTGACGGCCGGTGGCGTCGGCCACGCCAGCTACGCGATCACCGGCTGGCCGTCCAAGGGCATGCGCCACAACCTGAACGCGCTGACCGGCGTGCGGGCCCTGTCCTCGACGCTGTCCATGACGATCTCGCCCAGCAGCGAGCAGGGCCAGGTCGGCCTGCGCGGCATGGTGCGGGTGAGCGCGCGGACGCCGACCGAGCTGAACCGCGCCGACGACCGGCTCAAGGCGCTGGCCGACAAGCTCGACATCACGCTGACCCCGTTGAACGGCCTCCAGGTCGCCGGGCTGGCCGCGACGCTGCCGCTCGGAGGTGTGGCGTGA
- a CDS encoding WXG100 family type VII secretion target produces MRGKDGRQIAAEVGPELDYLSGISRRLGVRDLVADYFAPVLGDWNDLNEEAERWRKAGLVAEHVTRDLTKPLGKLDSAWQGKDADAFVDHMQKVGLAGHDMSDAMHAMAEALDQTAEGVRGIVQDMSRVFAEAADAVSGAAALPVDGDRRVVEALDELHDPAKELHESVRDVLEAFLRLCDGVSGSDDFADVKMEHRYPEQDWSFTAPAKPAAPEPAATPPAGTKPAAAGGSGGGGVPGGGGGVPGGGGVPGGGGVPGGGGGVPGGVPGGESAERMQPGGSTGVAEPRPTESAPRPAAAAAGGPSAPAAGGAGMMGGGMMGGMGAGGQQGGDKDHKSKVQLAGSTEQVFGKPKKSAPPVLGED; encoded by the coding sequence ATGCGGGGCAAGGACGGCAGGCAGATCGCCGCCGAGGTGGGGCCGGAGCTCGACTACCTGTCCGGGATCAGCAGGCGGCTGGGCGTGCGCGACCTCGTGGCGGACTACTTCGCGCCGGTCCTGGGCGACTGGAACGACCTGAACGAGGAGGCCGAGCGCTGGCGCAAGGCCGGCCTCGTCGCCGAGCACGTGACGCGCGACCTGACCAAGCCGCTCGGCAAGCTCGACTCGGCGTGGCAGGGCAAGGACGCGGACGCGTTCGTGGACCACATGCAGAAGGTCGGCCTGGCCGGGCACGACATGTCCGACGCGATGCACGCGATGGCCGAGGCGCTGGACCAGACCGCCGAGGGCGTGCGCGGGATCGTGCAGGACATGTCCCGGGTGTTCGCCGAGGCGGCCGACGCGGTGTCCGGCGCGGCGGCGTTGCCGGTGGACGGCGACCGGCGCGTGGTGGAGGCGTTGGACGAGCTGCACGACCCGGCGAAGGAGCTGCACGAGTCCGTGCGGGACGTGCTGGAGGCGTTCCTGCGGCTGTGCGACGGCGTGTCCGGTTCGGACGACTTCGCCGACGTGAAGATGGAGCACAGGTACCCCGAGCAGGACTGGTCGTTCACCGCGCCGGCGAAACCGGCCGCGCCGGAGCCGGCGGCCACCCCGCCCGCCGGGACGAAGCCGGCCGCCGCCGGTGGGTCCGGTGGCGGCGGCGTGCCGGGCGGTGGTGGTGGCGTGCCCGGTGGCGGCGGCGTGCCCGGTGGTGGTGGCGTGCCCGGCGGTGGCGGCGGGGTGCCCGGTGGTGTGCCCGGCGGCGAGTCGGCGGAGCGGATGCAGCCGGGCGGGTCGACGGGCGTGGCCGAGCCGCGGCCGACGGAGTCCGCCCCACGTCCGGCGGCCGCCGCGGCGGGTGGTCCGTCCGCTCCGGCGGCGGGCGGCGCGGGGATGATGGGCGGCGGCATGATGGGCGGCATGGGCGCCGGCGGCCAGCAGGGCGGCGACAAGGATCACAAGTCGAAGGTCCAGCTGGCCGGCTCGACCGAGCAGGTCTTCGGCAAGCCCAAGAAGTCGGCCCCGCCGGTGCTCGGCGAGGACTGA
- the mycP gene encoding type VII secretion-associated serine protease mycosin, which yields MRIRKIAALTAAAVTLVTAPGAHAQPSTTTPAAPARLNSQPPPVDRSFLRAPEPPVEDVDYQPKTQCITSNTGDRPIPNKPWGQMQLRLEEAHRFATGKDIKLAIIDTGVNKDHPRLQGRVVAGGDYVETEKRGVSDCDGHGTEVAGVAAASRDEATGFVGAAPEATVLAFRQTSNSFKFDDPKKQDNRPSAGKVGTLAKAIVSAVDQGARVINISLTACAPPAEPSSGERELQAAISWAVNDKDVVIVTAAGNIDPDSGCQGQNDGQDPNRVNVVASPPWYADDVLSVASMNAEGGVSPFSVWGPWVSVAAPGENIVTLDPAGKGLTNANFESGRPVPIQGTSFASPYVAGVVALVRERFPDLTARQVMNRIKSTAQHPGNPNGRDHKIGYGMINPVAALTAELPLEESGAKQAAPEQLITNLGPLNPPSSTPMIVALSGTGAGVGLLLLTMFVVHTVNRNRARRLPAPKRSVI from the coding sequence ATGCGCATCCGCAAGATCGCCGCCCTGACCGCGGCGGCGGTCACCCTGGTGACCGCGCCCGGCGCGCACGCCCAGCCGTCGACGACGACCCCGGCCGCGCCGGCCCGGCTGAACTCGCAGCCGCCGCCGGTGGACCGGTCGTTCCTGCGCGCGCCCGAACCGCCCGTCGAGGACGTCGACTACCAGCCGAAGACGCAGTGCATCACGTCCAACACCGGCGACCGCCCCATCCCGAACAAGCCGTGGGGCCAGATGCAGCTGCGCCTGGAAGAGGCGCACCGGTTCGCCACCGGCAAGGACATCAAGCTCGCCATCATCGACACCGGCGTCAACAAGGACCACCCGCGGTTGCAGGGCCGGGTCGTGGCGGGCGGTGACTACGTGGAGACCGAGAAGCGCGGCGTCAGCGACTGCGACGGCCACGGCACCGAGGTCGCGGGCGTCGCGGCGGCCAGCCGCGACGAGGCGACCGGGTTCGTCGGCGCCGCGCCCGAGGCGACCGTGCTGGCGTTCCGGCAGACCAGCAACAGCTTCAAGTTCGACGACCCGAAGAAGCAGGACAACCGGCCGTCCGCGGGCAAGGTCGGCACCCTGGCGAAAGCCATCGTCTCGGCGGTGGACCAGGGCGCGAGGGTCATCAACATCTCGCTGACCGCGTGCGCCCCGCCGGCCGAGCCGAGCAGCGGGGAACGCGAGCTGCAAGCCGCGATCAGCTGGGCGGTGAACGACAAGGACGTCGTCATCGTGACCGCCGCGGGCAACATCGACCCGGACAGCGGCTGCCAGGGGCAGAACGACGGCCAGGACCCGAACCGGGTCAACGTGGTCGCCTCGCCGCCGTGGTACGCCGACGACGTGCTGTCCGTGGCGTCGATGAACGCGGAGGGCGGCGTGTCGCCGTTCTCGGTGTGGGGCCCGTGGGTCAGCGTGGCCGCGCCGGGCGAGAACATCGTCACGCTCGACCCCGCGGGCAAGGGCCTGACGAACGCGAACTTCGAGAGCGGCCGGCCCGTCCCGATCCAGGGCACGAGCTTCGCCTCGCCGTACGTGGCGGGCGTGGTCGCGCTGGTGCGCGAGCGGTTCCCCGACCTGACCGCGAGGCAGGTCATGAACCGCATCAAGTCGACCGCGCAGCACCCGGGCAACCCGAACGGCCGCGACCACAAGATCGGCTACGGGATGATCAACCCGGTGGCCGCGCTGACCGCCGAGCTGCCGCTGGAGGAGTCCGGCGCGAAGCAGGCGGCGCCGGAGCAGCTGATCACCAACCTGGGCCCGCTGAACCCGCCGAGCAGCACGCCGATGATCGTGGCGCTGTCCGGCACGGGCGCGGGCGTCGGCCTGCTCCTGCTGACGATGTTCGTCGTGCACACCGTGAACCGCAACCGCGCCAGGCGCCTCCCGGCCCCGAAGCGCTCCGTGATCTAG
- the eccB gene encoding type VII secretion protein EccB, translating into MASTPTTKSQVQAYRFVLRRMQSALVRRDAVMLHDPMRTHSRATAVGVLLGVIGLLGFLIFGFFSPDPQVDDQTQIAISKETGQVYVVHTVGTTKTLIPMTNLASARLLLLQRSNPDKGQAAVAGGDAAAGQVNVGPQVAGGDPKLVSEKALAKLPKGRLTGIPDGPDVLPKPADRVGPDWSVCDTLQLDESLNDPSAPGKFTTTVLAGFSGGGELLDGNRALLVRAGTDDKQAYLIYKAPVNSKITSTSTVRAKVDLTNAEVRTALNLSQKKPRAISSGLLNAIPEAKPLVAPEIPGRGQNVTYVQGENLKIGAVIEVRRSGADSEFHVALKDGLQKISRAAADLLRAAYAQGAEPKLVDIARTNSAPTVELLDFADYPPDVPEVLEPNQNNRVICLGWQAQNVSSDNRSQHTKVTIAPSLPIPSGVVPVEINQVGATGEVVSQFVMAPGKSAVVRSATSTQDFDSGPIHLITGRGVKYGVPDTTTSGALGLGVDGFSPGPESILRLLPNGPQLNRNDASRSWDSIPVPKNNGLLPEEKAQKQGG; encoded by the coding sequence ATGGCATCAACACCCACCACCAAGTCACAGGTCCAGGCCTACCGCTTCGTGCTGCGCAGGATGCAGTCCGCCCTGGTGCGCAGAGACGCGGTGATGCTGCACGACCCGATGCGCACGCACTCGCGCGCGACCGCGGTGGGCGTCCTGCTCGGCGTCATCGGGCTGCTCGGCTTCCTCATCTTCGGCTTCTTCTCACCGGACCCGCAGGTCGACGACCAGACGCAGATCGCCATCTCCAAGGAGACCGGCCAGGTCTACGTCGTGCACACGGTCGGCACGACCAAGACGCTGATCCCGATGACGAACCTCGCCTCCGCGCGGCTGCTGCTGCTGCAGCGGTCGAACCCGGACAAGGGCCAGGCGGCGGTCGCGGGCGGCGACGCGGCGGCGGGCCAGGTGAACGTGGGGCCGCAGGTCGCGGGCGGCGACCCGAAGCTGGTCAGCGAGAAGGCCCTGGCGAAGCTGCCCAAGGGCCGGCTGACCGGCATCCCCGACGGGCCGGACGTGCTGCCCAAGCCCGCCGACCGGGTCGGCCCGGACTGGTCGGTGTGCGACACCCTGCAGCTGGACGAGTCGCTGAACGACCCGTCCGCGCCGGGCAAGTTCACCACCACCGTCCTCGCGGGCTTCAGCGGCGGCGGCGAGCTGCTCGACGGCAACCGCGCCCTGCTGGTGCGCGCGGGCACCGACGACAAGCAGGCGTACCTGATCTACAAGGCGCCGGTGAACTCCAAGATCACCTCGACGTCCACCGTGCGCGCCAAGGTCGACCTCACCAACGCCGAGGTCCGCACGGCGCTGAACCTGAGCCAGAAGAAGCCGCGCGCGATCAGCTCCGGCCTGCTCAACGCGATCCCCGAGGCGAAGCCGTTGGTGGCCCCCGAGATCCCGGGCCGCGGCCAGAACGTGACCTACGTCCAGGGCGAGAACCTGAAGATCGGCGCCGTGATCGAGGTCCGCCGCTCCGGCGCCGACTCCGAGTTCCACGTGGCGCTCAAGGACGGCCTGCAGAAGATCAGCCGGGCCGCGGCCGACCTGCTCCGCGCGGCCTACGCGCAGGGCGCGGAGCCCAAGCTGGTCGACATCGCGCGGACCAACAGCGCGCCGACCGTCGAGCTGCTCGACTTCGCCGACTACCCGCCGGACGTGCCCGAGGTCCTGGAGCCGAACCAGAACAACCGGGTCATCTGCCTCGGCTGGCAGGCGCAGAACGTGTCCTCGGACAACAGGTCGCAGCACACCAAGGTGACCATCGCGCCGTCGCTGCCGATCCCGTCGGGCGTGGTGCCGGTGGAGATCAACCAGGTCGGCGCGACCGGCGAGGTCGTCAGCCAGTTCGTGATGGCGCCGGGCAAGTCGGCCGTGGTGCGCAGCGCGACGTCCACCCAGGACTTCGACAGCGGCCCGATCCACCTGATCACCGGCCGCGGCGTGAAGTACGGCGTCCCGGACACCACCACCAGCGGTGCGCTGGGCCTCGGCGTGGACGGGTTCTCCCCCGGACCGGAGTCGATCCTGCGGCTGCTGCCGAACGGGCCGCAGCTCAACCGCAACGACGCCTCCCGCAGCTGGGACTCGATCCCGGTGCCGAAGAACAACGGCCTGCTGCCCGAGGAGAAGGCCCAGAAGCAGGGCGGCTGA